The proteins below come from a single Myxococcales bacterium genomic window:
- the leuA gene encoding 2-isopropylmalate synthase → MPAHHYKPFPRLSLVDRAWPDRTIGCAPRWCSVDLRDGNQALVEPMGPERKMRIYRGLVDIGFKEIEIGFPAASETEYEFVRELIEGGHIPDDVTIQVLTQARKDLIVPTLESIRGARRAIVHVYNSTSELQRRVVFGLERDAIVDIAVRAVRRVKELAADLTGTEVILEYSPESYTGTEPDFAVEICEAVLDEWGATQENPVILNLPSTVEMSSPNIYADQVEYFCRSLSQRERAVISVHPHNDRGCGVAAAELALMAGAERVEGTLFGNGERTGNVCVVTLALNMMAQGVDPQLDFGDINRVVELSESCTRLPVHPRHPYAGELVFTAFSGSHQDAIRKGLAAQERQRSEEWEVPYLPIDPADVGRDYEAVIRINSQSGKGGLAYLMKRDHGFDLPRGLQIEFSKKVQRFANESGEEVSSKELGEIFRSEYLDVNGPFELTEISWDRSPAAGEGCRVVATVWRDGKCHSLAGTGGGPVHAFVGALSRAFDIELEVRDYSEHALGSGADARAVAYVELACATETGSASCFGVATDESIVTAPIRALLAGFNRLLSEAEGMKDRN, encoded by the coding sequence ATGCCCGCTCATCACTACAAGCCCTTTCCGCGGCTCAGCCTGGTGGACCGGGCCTGGCCCGATCGCACGATCGGATGCGCACCGCGCTGGTGCAGCGTCGATTTGCGGGACGGAAACCAGGCCCTGGTCGAACCCATGGGTCCCGAGCGCAAGATGCGGATCTATCGGGGGCTTGTCGATATCGGGTTCAAAGAAATTGAAATCGGTTTTCCGGCGGCTTCGGAGACCGAGTACGAATTCGTGCGCGAACTCATCGAAGGGGGCCACATCCCCGACGACGTCACGATCCAGGTCTTGACCCAGGCCCGGAAAGACCTGATCGTTCCGACCCTCGAATCCATCCGCGGCGCGCGTCGGGCCATCGTCCACGTCTACAACTCCACTTCGGAGTTGCAGCGCAGGGTGGTCTTCGGGCTCGAACGTGACGCCATCGTCGACATCGCAGTTCGCGCAGTGCGACGCGTGAAAGAGTTGGCCGCGGACTTGACCGGAACCGAGGTGATTCTCGAGTACTCACCCGAGAGCTATACCGGAACGGAACCCGATTTTGCGGTCGAAATCTGCGAGGCGGTTCTCGACGAGTGGGGCGCCACGCAAGAGAATCCGGTGATCCTCAACCTGCCTTCTACGGTGGAGATGTCATCGCCCAATATTTACGCGGATCAGGTGGAATATTTCTGCCGTTCACTCTCCCAGCGCGAGCGCGCTGTGATCAGCGTGCATCCGCACAACGATCGGGGCTGCGGCGTCGCGGCGGCCGAACTGGCGTTGATGGCGGGAGCGGAGCGCGTTGAAGGGACCCTGTTTGGCAACGGCGAACGCACGGGCAACGTCTGTGTGGTGACGTTGGCGCTGAACATGATGGCCCAGGGCGTGGACCCCCAGCTCGACTTTGGGGACATCAACCGCGTGGTCGAACTCTCGGAGAGCTGCACTCGGCTGCCCGTTCACCCGCGCCACCCCTACGCGGGCGAGTTGGTATTCACCGCTTTTTCGGGATCCCATCAAGACGCCATTCGGAAGGGGCTCGCGGCACAGGAGAGACAGCGTTCCGAAGAGTGGGAAGTGCCTTACCTGCCGATTGATCCGGCGGATGTCGGACGCGACTACGAAGCCGTGATCCGGATCAACAGCCAGTCGGGCAAAGGCGGGCTCGCCTACCTGATGAAACGCGATCATGGGTTCGATCTGCCGCGCGGGTTGCAGATCGAGTTCAGCAAGAAGGTACAGCGCTTCGCCAACGAGTCGGGGGAGGAAGTCAGTTCGAAGGAACTCGGCGAGATCTTCCGCAGCGAGTATCTCGACGTAAATGGGCCATTCGAGTTGACTGAGATTTCGTGGGATCGCAGCCCAGCTGCTGGCGAGGGTTGCAGGGTTGTTGCGACGGTGTGGAGGGACGGGAAATGCCACTCCCTGGCAGGCACGGGGGGCGGCCCGGTGCACGCGTTCGTCGGGGCGCTGTCTCGAGCGTTCGACATCGAACTCGAGGTGCGAGATTACAGCGAGCACGCACTCGGATCGGGTGCGGATGCCCGGGCAGTGGCCTACGTCGAACTCGCCTGCGCGACAGAAACCGGCTCGGCGTCGTGTTTTGGTGTCGCGACGGACGAGAGCATCGTGACTGCGCCCATTCGCGCGCTGCTCGCCGGATTCAATCGATTGCTCTCGGAAGCGGAGGGGATGAAGGATCGAAACTAG
- a CDS encoding response regulator encodes MRWSSERLGRSLDSRELREDLELQILLVEDNPDDAALICHTFAHAEPIHFEIDTARDLESATRCVERCQYDAMLLDLGLPDSSGALTFQWACPHTTSCPVIVLSASEDPHLIATAGSYGIYDYLIKDYISRSSLPATIIEAIASHAHQFGH; translated from the coding sequence ATGCGCTGGTCATCAGAACGCCTGGGCCGCAGTCTTGACTCGCGAGAACTGCGAGAAGACCTCGAACTCCAGATCCTGCTGGTAGAAGACAACCCGGACGACGCGGCGCTCATCTGCCATACCTTTGCCCACGCCGAACCGATTCACTTCGAGATTGATACCGCGCGGGATCTCGAGAGCGCGACTCGCTGCGTAGAGCGCTGTCAGTATGACGCCATGTTGCTCGATCTCGGGCTCCCGGACAGCTCGGGGGCGCTCACCTTTCAATGGGCTTGTCCTCATACCACGAGTTGTCCGGTGATTGTCTTGAGCGCGAGCGAAGATCCGCACCTGATCGCGACTGCGGGCAGCTATGGCATCTACGATTACTTGATCAAGGACTACATCAGCCGCAGTTCGCTGCCGGCAACCATCATCGAAGCGATCGCGAGCCACGCGCACCAATTTGGGCACTGA